ACATATTCTGTATTTTTTTCTCTCTGCATAAAATAAATTGCCCCGCCCTCAGAGGTTAGGGCATAAATACTCGAACATATTTTTTGCATCCACTGCCAATAGATTTCATCGGGTAGATTGTCATCGTACTCAGCATATTCTTTGCCCTGATTAAAAGGCGGATCAAGAAAAGTAAGGTCAATGTCTTTTAGTTTTTTTGCCTTTAGTTTTTCGGTGCAACTGCCGCAAATTATTTTATAAGACATTATCTTATTTTCTCCATCCCCATAAATATTTTCCTATACCCAATTCCCTGTTAAACGACCGAATGTTTTGTTGTTTTTCATTACTGCGTAATTTTACCCAGCACCCCTCTATTTAGAGGTTAAACATGATTAAACCACAATATATTGTATATGTCAAGGGGAAAGTGGAGTTTTTGCAAGTCCTTGATTTTTACTGTGTTTTGCTGTGAAAATGCAGTGGATGAAATGTGGAATAAAAATATTTTTGATAAAATTATTTGTTTTGATGCGTTGTCTTGTATTCTATCGTTGTCTTGTATTCTATTATGTAAATTTGTTACTGTTTAAACAAACCTTGCGTTTCCTTGATATAAAAAATGAGCAGCCATATTTATAATAAATTAAAGGCGCAGTGGGACACAGCTAAAGCCCAAATAGAAATTGCCGATACTGCATTTATCGTTCTGCGCAGCATTGTATTTGCCGGAGGGGTTGGCTGGCTTTTATTTTTAGACATTTCAAAAGAGCCGGCATGGGGTATCAGCGGTCTTTTTGTTTATTTTGCCGTATACAGTCTCATTGTATACTTCTGGCTTTTTGTTTTTCCGCAGAGGAAGAGAATTATTTATCTGCTTTCGCTTTGCCTTGATCTTTCTTTTATATCGCTGCTTGTAAATCTGACAGGCGGATTTGACAGCGAGTTTTTCAGCGGGTTTTATCTGATGACGGCGCTGTATGCTTTTTACTACGGGCATATCATAGGCACCTGTGTGGCGGCTGTGTCGGCAATACTTTACTTTTTAAGCAGCGGAGCCAAGCTTACGGAATTTCAGTGGAATGATTTTTATATTAAGGCTGCAGTACTTTTTTTAATAGCCGTGCCTATCGGCATGCTTTCCAACAGGCTCAAGAAGGACAAGGGCAGGATAGAAAATCTCAATAAGGATCTGCAAAAGTCCATAGATGCGCTTAGGAATCTCCAGGGACGGATTGTGCAGGCTGAAAAATTTGCCGCCATCGGCCGTGTTACTGCGGATATAGCCCACGATATCAGGAATCCGTTGACATCAATAGGCGGGTTTGCCAGAAGGCTGAATAAAAAATTTCCCGGAGGCACAAAGGAAAAGGGGTATACCGACCTTATGATTTCCGAGGTGGACAGGCTTGAAAGGATACTAAAGGATGTCCTTATATTTTCACGGGAAGCGAGGTTCAGCCTCCGGTACTTTAATATTAATGAAGTAATAAGGGAGGCGCTGAATGCCTTTTCAAGCATGCTGGACGAGCAGTCAATTCAGGTGAAAGAAAATTTAGATTTGTCGCTTCCGCCTGTCCTGATAGACAAGGATCAGGCAGTTCAGGCGGTAAATAATATAATTGGCAATGCAATAGACGCAATGCATGAGGGCGGGACTTTAGGTGTAAGCACTTTTATGCGGCGTATGTACGATGCTGACTATGTTGTTGTTGAAATTGCGGATACCGGATACGGCATACCTAACGATAAATTGGATATTATATTTGAGCCTTTCTTTACAACCAAAAAAATCGGCACAGGCACCGGCCTTGGTCTTTCCATCTGCAAAAAAATTATGGACGAACATAATGGATTAGTAATAGTGGAAAGCATGCAGGGCAAGGGAGCTGTTTTCAGGCTGTTCTTCCCGTATCAAAGCCAGGAGGAAGCTGTTAAGACAATGTGCTGGGAATTTCAAAAATGCGGCGTTGAGAAGACAGAAGGAGCTGCGGTGATGAAATGCGCCGCATATCCCAACTACGGCAGGATGTGCTGGGTGGTTGCAGGGACCTTCTGCGGCAAAAAAGTAAGCGGAGCCATCGCACAAAAACTGGGCGATTGCAGAAAGTGTGAATTCTATCAAAGAATCGTTATGCGAAAGGATATATAGAGGGGTCCTGCTATGGATGAGAAATCTTCTCTTCAACAGAATATACCGTTATGGGAAAGGCGCGATGAAATACTGCTGCTTGCAGGGTGCTTCATTCAATTAGCCGACCGGCAGGTTAAGACAGGTCATAAAGAGCTTTCAAAAGAAGCCGGAGAATATCTCTTGACTCATGACTGGAAGGATGAGCAGGAGCTTGAAAATGCAGTTAAGAGGGCGTGCATTTTATCAGACGCAGATGTGCTGCAGAGGGAGGATTTTGACATCAGGCAAAAGCGGGTAAAGTCTATCGGAGGGTTTATTGAGGAAAGGCTTAAATGGTTTATGCGGAATATAAAGCGCCTTGAAAAATTTGATCTTTACGACACCGTCATAACAGAAGTGGAGAAGGCGTTAATTGTGATGGTTATTGCTGAAACAGGCGGCAATCAGCTGAAGGCGGCAAGACTCCTTGGAATAAACCGCAATACATTAAGGGTAAAAATAAAAAAACTCGGGATTAACATAAAACCGCAGGCATGAAACAGCTATAGTTTCAAAAGCGTAAGCCCCGAGACGGGGTCAAACTCCCTGACTGCCTTTACCCCTTCAATCTCAATAATAACCGCTTCAAGCACGAGGAATGTCTCAGATTGCTCCCGCAGGCATCCGACCTTGACCATGTCTTTTTTGCCGAAGGCTCCGTGGAAGTGAATCTTCGGCTCATCCGCCTGCCAGAAAATGGTCCCTGCGCCGACAACCTCATGGCTTTCTCCGAGTTGT
Above is a genomic segment from Nitrospirota bacterium containing:
- a CDS encoding sensor histidine kinase → MSSHIYNKLKAQWDTAKAQIEIADTAFIVLRSIVFAGGVGWLLFLDISKEPAWGISGLFVYFAVYSLIVYFWLFVFPQRKRIIYLLSLCLDLSFISLLVNLTGGFDSEFFSGFYLMTALYAFYYGHIIGTCVAAVSAILYFLSSGAKLTEFQWNDFYIKAAVLFLIAVPIGMLSNRLKKDKGRIENLNKDLQKSIDALRNLQGRIVQAEKFAAIGRVTADIAHDIRNPLTSIGGFARRLNKKFPGGTKEKGYTDLMISEVDRLERILKDVLIFSREARFSLRYFNINEVIREALNAFSSMLDEQSIQVKENLDLSLPPVLIDKDQAVQAVNNIIGNAIDAMHEGGTLGVSTFMRRMYDADYVVVEIADTGYGIPNDKLDIIFEPFFTTKKIGTGTGLGLSICKKIMDEHNGLVIVESMQGKGAVFRLFFPYQSQEEAVKTMCWEFQKCGVEKTEGAAVMKCAAYPNYGRMCWVVAGTFCGKKVSGAIAQKLGDCRKCEFYQRIVMRKDI
- a CDS encoding DUF296 domain-containing protein, with amino-acid sequence MKYQTGRAGRIIIARFEDREDILGNLAVIAKKEDLKAGVFYLVGGMREGRIVVGPEKDEVPPKPVWKQLGESHEVVGAGTIFWQADEPKIHFHGAFGKKDMVKVGCLREQSETFLVLEAVIIEIEGVKAVREFDPVSGLTLLKL